From a single Planctellipticum variicoloris genomic region:
- a CDS encoding sigma-70 family RNA polymerase sigma factor, protein MPLWPNSDETLQLLNNAGGGDAGAVNQLLERHRNSLRRAVHLRLDRALARRVDASDIVQDVLVEANTRLADYLRDPRLPFHLWLRQLAKDRIIDMHRRHRGAQRRSVDREQGMSVPGAGGQSSINLAGLLPDAELTPAAAALRRELEERFLLALEQLEEDDREIILMRHVEQLGNTEVAQALDLSPAAAGMRHLRALRKLRAILGDTPSQAGWT, encoded by the coding sequence ATGCCCCTCTGGCCCAACTCCGACGAAACGCTGCAGCTCCTGAACAACGCCGGCGGCGGTGACGCCGGCGCGGTCAATCAGTTGCTGGAACGTCATCGGAACTCGCTGCGCCGGGCGGTCCATCTCCGACTCGATCGCGCGCTGGCCCGCCGGGTCGACGCCAGCGATATCGTGCAGGACGTGCTGGTCGAAGCCAACACCCGCCTGGCCGACTACCTCCGCGATCCCCGCCTGCCGTTTCACCTGTGGCTCCGGCAGCTCGCCAAGGACCGGATTATCGACATGCACCGTCGGCACCGCGGCGCCCAGCGCCGCAGCGTCGATCGGGAACAGGGAATGTCGGTCCCGGGCGCCGGCGGCCAGTCGTCGATCAATCTGGCGGGCCTCCTGCCCGACGCCGAGCTCACCCCCGCCGCCGCCGCACTTCGCCGGGAACTGGAAGAACGCTTCCTGCTGGCCCTGGAGCAGCTCGAAGAAGACGATCGCGAAATCATCCTCATGCGGCACGTCGAACAGCTCGGCAATACCGAAGTCGCCCAGGCCCTCGACCTGTCCCCGGCGGCGGCCGGCATGCGGCATCTGCGAGCCTTGCGCAAGCTCCGCGCCATCCTCGGCGACACCCCGTCCCAGGCCGGCTGGACCTGA